A region of Veillonellaceae bacterium DNA encodes the following proteins:
- the serA gene encoding phosphoglycerate dehydrogenase translates to MYRIFITADVAKEAKEILEKEFIVDIQPNMEEDELCKVIADYDAIITRSQTRVTKKVIDAAVNLKVIGRAGVGIDGIDIPEATKKGITVVNTPESNTIAACEHTIALMLSMTRHIPQAHQSIMEGRWDRKSFTGIQLLNKTVGIIGVGRVGSNVAKRLQAFNMKTIGYDPYIPLERGQQLGVELTDLDTLLRESDYITLHTPLTDETRGMIDKEAIAKMKDGVRLVNASRGAVVDIEALAEALKNGKVAGAGIDVWPNEPLKPEENPFLGLTNVALTPHLGASTKEAQAGVATDVAVGVAQALHGEPVATAVNASPITKATLNVIQPYFDLCERMGNIGIDLAGGRISGVNVEYTGELAETETAPLTTAVLKGLLAPVLQQTVNFVNARGIAEERHMEVREVKARKGHYFTNTISLTIDTDKGTHRITGSLFDRKEAKIVSLDHFRVDFEPKGCIIIAPHEDKPGMIGQVAGVLGAAGININGMQVGASNDKGINVMAVAVDKDIPTAVLPSLMNIEGIKDVKVIHCEH, encoded by the coding sequence ATGTACAGAATTTTCATCACCGCTGACGTTGCCAAAGAAGCCAAGGAAATCCTTGAAAAGGAATTTATCGTAGATATCCAGCCGAATATGGAAGAAGATGAGCTCTGCAAAGTCATTGCTGACTATGACGCCATCATTACAAGAAGCCAGACACGCGTCACCAAGAAGGTCATTGATGCGGCTGTGAACCTGAAGGTCATCGGAAGAGCCGGCGTCGGCATCGACGGCATCGATATCCCAGAAGCTACCAAGAAAGGCATCACTGTCGTCAATACGCCGGAATCTAATACGATTGCTGCCTGCGAGCACACGATTGCCCTGATGCTCTCCATGACGCGCCACATTCCGCAGGCACACCAGTCCATCATGGAAGGCCGCTGGGACAGAAAGAGCTTCACAGGCATCCAGCTTCTGAACAAGACCGTCGGCATCATCGGCGTCGGCCGCGTAGGTTCCAATGTGGCAAAACGTCTGCAGGCTTTCAACATGAAGACCATCGGCTATGATCCTTATATCCCGCTGGAAAGAGGCCAGCAGCTCGGCGTGGAACTGACCGATCTGGATACACTTCTCCGTGAATCTGACTACATCACCCTCCACACACCGCTGACGGATGAAACACGCGGCATGATTGATAAAGAAGCCATTGCAAAAATGAAAGACGGCGTTCGCCTCGTCAATGCATCCCGCGGTGCAGTCGTCGATATCGAAGCGCTCGCTGAGGCGCTGAAGAATGGAAAAGTCGCAGGTGCCGGCATCGACGTATGGCCGAACGAACCGCTGAAGCCGGAAGAAAACCCGTTCCTCGGTCTGACCAATGTCGCTCTAACCCCTCACCTTGGTGCTTCCACCAAAGAAGCGCAGGCAGGTGTTGCTACCGATGTTGCTGTCGGTGTAGCGCAGGCTCTCCATGGTGAACCGGTTGCAACGGCTGTCAATGCATCCCCGATTACCAAGGCCACACTCAATGTCATCCAGCCATACTTCGACCTCTGCGAAAGAATGGGCAACATCGGCATCGACCTGGCCGGCGGCAGGATTTCCGGCGTCAATGTCGAATATACCGGCGAACTGGCTGAAACGGAAACAGCACCTCTTACAACCGCTGTCTTGAAAGGTCTCCTTGCTCCTGTCCTCCAGCAGACGGTCAATTTCGTCAACGCCAGAGGCATCGCAGAAGAACGCCACATGGAAGTCCGCGAAGTCAAAGCCAGAAAAGGCCATTACTTCACCAACACGATTTCCCTCACCATCGACACAGACAAAGGAACCCACAGAATCACAGGCTCCCTCTTTGACAGAAAAGAAGCCAAGATTGTTTCCCTCGATCATTTCAGAGTCGATTTCGAGCCAAAAGGCTGCATCATCATCGCTCCACATGAAGACAAACCGGGCATGATCGGTCAGGTAGCAGGAGTTCTCGGCGCTGCCGGCATCAACATTAACGGCATGCAGGTCGGAGCTTCCAATGACAAGGGCATCAATGTCATGGCCGTCGCTGTAGACAAGGATATCCCGACCGCTGTCCTCCCGTCCCTCATGAATATCGAAGGAATCAAGGACGTCAAAGTCATCCACTGCGAACATTAA
- the serC gene encoding 3-phosphoserine/phosphohydroxythreonine transaminase, producing MKRVFNFNAGPSPMPIEVLEEMKNDLTDFRGTGMGITEISHRSPVFQDMLDETKAYLRQMMKLDDDYEIVFMQGGGTMQFLMTGCNFLHTRGAYADTGVWAHKARNTAAFFGETYDANTAKDRNYAYIPDICDIRPDTDYLYICANNTIYGTEYKEFPKVDVPLICDMSSDILSREIDFNQFDMIWAGIQKNLGAAGAAFAVIRKGLLEKARTDIPEYLQYQTFVKNDSTYNTPPVFCIYTLNRMLHWIWNMGGLKAIEERNKVKAGLIYDTIDQSGGFYKGHADVKDRSMMNITFNLATPELEKDFVEKAKKNDFIGVKGHRLVGGLRVSLYNAVTPEAAKALADFMKEYERTNG from the coding sequence ATGAAACGTGTATTTAACTTTAACGCAGGCCCTTCCCCTATGCCGATCGAAGTGCTCGAAGAAATGAAAAATGATCTGACGGATTTCCGCGGAACCGGAATGGGCATCACGGAAATCAGCCACCGCTCCCCCGTTTTTCAAGACATGCTCGATGAAACGAAAGCATACCTCCGCCAGATGATGAAACTGGATGATGATTATGAAATCGTCTTCATGCAGGGCGGCGGCACGATGCAGTTCCTGATGACAGGATGCAATTTCCTTCACACAAGAGGCGCCTATGCTGATACCGGCGTCTGGGCGCACAAGGCAAGAAATACGGCCGCCTTCTTTGGAGAAACTTACGATGCCAATACAGCCAAGGACAGAAATTACGCCTATATCCCGGACATCTGCGATATCCGTCCCGACACAGATTACCTTTACATCTGCGCCAACAATACGATTTACGGCACGGAATACAAGGAATTCCCCAAAGTCGATGTTCCCCTCATCTGCGACATGTCCTCCGACATTCTTTCCAGGGAAATCGATTTCAACCAGTTCGACATGATCTGGGCCGGGATCCAGAAGAATCTGGGCGCAGCCGGAGCTGCCTTTGCCGTAATCAGAAAAGGCCTTCTTGAAAAAGCAAGGACGGATATTCCTGAATACCTCCAATACCAGACTTTCGTCAAGAATGATTCCACATACAACACGCCGCCTGTCTTCTGCATTTACACGCTGAACCGGATGCTTCACTGGATCTGGAACATGGGCGGACTCAAAGCCATTGAAGAAAGAAATAAGGTAAAAGCCGGACTCATTTATGACACCATCGATCAGAGCGGCGGTTTCTACAAAGGCCACGCTGACGTGAAGGACAGAAGCATGATGAACATTACCTTCAACCTCGCTACGCCGGAACTGGAAAAGGATTTCGTCGAGAAAGCCAAGAAGAATGACTTCATCGGTGTCAAAGGCCACCGTCTTGTAGGAGGCCTCCGCGTTTCCCTCTACAACGCAGTCACACCGGAAGCCGCAAAAGCGCTCGCTGATTTTATGAAAGAATATGAAAGAACCAACGGTTAA
- a CDS encoding histidine phosphatase family protein — protein MVRIILIRHGETTWNTEGRYQGQEDTPLSERGIRQGMACAEGLKDIHIDRAISSPLSRSYETCRMAAEKHGLAVEKDERLTEISHGLWEGIHADEIEARYPKSFHLWHTHPEKVQMPEGECLEDVRKRVRAAFDEYAEKYDGETVLVAAHDAVNKVIICDLFGMGIGRFWQIKQDNACINILEYDKGVWRLVTMNSTPHLGYLISGTEQKGL, from the coding sequence ATGGTACGAATTATTCTGATCCGCCACGGGGAAACCACATGGAATACGGAAGGCCGTTATCAGGGCCAGGAAGATACCCCGCTTTCCGAAAGAGGCATCCGTCAGGGCATGGCTTGCGCAGAAGGACTGAAGGACATCCACATCGACCGCGCCATTTCCAGTCCCCTCTCCCGTTCCTACGAAACATGCCGGATGGCGGCTGAGAAACACGGCCTTGCCGTAGAAAAGGACGAAAGGCTGACGGAAATCAGCCACGGCCTTTGGGAAGGCATCCATGCCGATGAGATCGAAGCCAGGTATCCGAAATCATTCCATCTCTGGCATACCCATCCTGAAAAAGTGCAGATGCCGGAAGGCGAATGTCTGGAAGATGTCAGGAAACGCGTCCGCGCTGCTTTTGACGAATATGCAGAAAAGTATGACGGGGAAACCGTCCTCGTCGCCGCGCACGATGCAGTAAACAAGGTCATCATCTGCGATCTCTTCGGCATGGGCATCGGCCGCTTCTGGCAGATCAAGCAGGACAATGCCTGCATCAACATCCTCGAATATGACAAGGGCGTCTGGAGGCTTGTCACGATGAATTCCACACCGCATTTGGGCTACCTCATCAGCGGAACGGAGCAAAAAGGATTATAA